The genomic stretch AGGTATCTTTCACTTAAAAAGATTGAAGCTGTATTATGTATAAATAAGAGTTTCTGACCGCATAGCATAAATGAGCCATTCTCAACTCTATCACCCAAACCCTCTCTTTTAATTTCGTCACAAAAATTTGGAGTCAATGTTAAGAATCTGTTTTATCATAAATTGTTTACTTACCGTTTTCTTTTATCGAGGGAACGTCAGTAAAGCCGTATCTCTTATCTTCATACTCAACACCAGCAACTGCGAAAAGCATTCGAATAGGCTCGCCACGAGCTGGTAAGTCGAAGTAGTGAAGAGTGtattttggcgccattttgtaaaTGAATACTCtacgaaaaacaaaacattgatTTCTCTAGTGTAAACGCTAGGTGCGTAATTATCCTGCATAAAAACACTTTCGAGTCTCCAatcactttattattattattattgaaattatttactcgggatagcctcttcagttcctatttgTATTCCTATccacgagggtcctgcgaaggaggtcctagcgcatttagaTTCCCCATTTGAACTACGAAaggcgtgcaagcacaacaagatctcccgcactggaagcgacTGTTTTACAGTGCCCCCCCCCCTCCGCAATATTAATATTTAAAGTTCATGCCATTCAggtttatacaattttttttttgaatttcgttTATTAAGTAGATTTACTTCAATTGGATTACACACATACCCGCCCGTCATGATAGGAGATCCGATCAGGGTGAACCAATATCAGTAGAGAATGGTAAAAGGGTGTGATGTGTTGAACATTTATCTACCTGTATACGCCTACCGCTAACAAGTCACATGTAGCGTAGGGACCACGGATCGAGCACTGCACTCTACTGATTAGTATATTAGCGACGCATAAATAGCTTCACTTCaatttgttcttgttttttttctatattttcagcgttctttatttattttctagtaCATTCTGAAGTACAAGTTATGCTAAGTCGCAATAATTGATTCTTCAAAACTTCTGCCTTGACAGTGCTGTAGGAAGCTGGGGGCAAGtacaacaagacgtatgatatacgcaaacaacctcgccaaaaaagtgtataaaaagcttaagttagacacgacatattttgctattcggataggcaataatattgatagaaaatttctcgaaatttcaattttcgttaggtcagtctgtaaacatgtcctcgcgggcgagatagtaaaaagaaaaaaaaagtaaaaatagttaccaagatgagattcgaacacacgactactcccgtgtcggtgctcagagaggcaaaaatttccattcttgtaggacacatttgcgttttaatacaagctcacgagcttgtaataaattttttttaaaggcgGTTTTGTCGCCCCTTAAAAAGCCAATTCGTAGCGTTGATTTTATTGCAAACTAAAATAGatttcaaaacaaactttcttcCTACGGCACTGTGAAAGTTGTATTTATCCAAGTCgttgtttcttgttgttgttgtcggtAAAATTTTAACCTTACcatttttttcttactttgttCTTATTTGTAAGCCTTcatcattgttttgtttctatttttaagctttttttggAACTTTACATAATTTTGATACGAAGTCCTAAAAGACTTGAAATATGACGTcgaaaaataagcaaaaacatTCAAGAAAAGCTGCAATCTCTCAACAGAACATTCTAGCACTTTTTGTGGGTTTCGCGCCATAAAAGAGGGTTCAAAGTCCAATTTACCTCACTGCCAAAAATTAAAGATGGTATGCTAATTCTGAAATCGCGTGCCTGTCGcagaaatatgaaaataaaatatatcgtatttgtttgttttttaaaaaacgtactTGCATATAAATATTAAACTTTTCGTTAGGTGTTTTATTTGCACAGGATAGCACAGCAGAGAGGACCTCTAAAAAGTTGCCCTGGGTTTTTATTTCCCTTGGTTTTACCCAACATAAATAGGAATGACGTTTTTATcgttaaatgttttaaaaagaaaaaaagaaaattatacatttgTTTTTCTTACTTCTAGTTGTCGCGTGTCTCTACTGCTCTCTTGTAAATGTGCTTAAGGAATGTTACATATCAAGTATTTCAACAAATAAGATTCAGGTTTACCCTGGTTTACATTTTCGTTCATGAATCAAAAGGTTACACTGCAGCTAAGTGTTTATACAAGTTAAAATGCGTGGAAACCGGGCCTTACAGTCAGCACTTATTCTGTTCATTCAAGATATCATTAAGATTAATTGATCACATTTTTGCACAGCTTTGCAATACTCGTAACTATCTCGGAGAAAATAAGAGACCAGCAGAGAAGATCCAAGccgaaaaatataaataagtccaaccacaacctcgttcccagcgcctgttgtctctttgcTCTAACCGGGACGGCGAGActaacatggccctggaggagtcTCGTCACGTGACCCTCAAATGGACAGGTTTTCTGGGTGTAAaatttaatgagatttgtctcaataaaccaaagttttatatatagcGTTGCAGAGGTAAGCGATCTTGGCGTTTGACGTCACAGATATGTGCGACGAGCGTGTTTTTATTTCTCTCCATACGCTGCGATGACAAACTGCTTGCATATTGCTCGTGATTGTTTTCCacatgtataaatatacaatcatgttatttaggctgctgtttGCTTGAAATTCAAGCAgtttagttatgtgtattttacTGAATCTATTGGTTACCAACCACTGGGTTGCAAAATTTCGTTGATTTTCTAAGGTGCAAAAAtggctagctatatataatCTTTAAATAATAATGTGGTTCTAGGTGTCTGAATGAAGGtagctaggcagaaatttaaTAATTCCATAACAACTTTTAAGTTAATAACTTTGTTTAATTCTTTGAGCTAGGTTTAATAAAGGCGGATTTCCACCAGTGCGAATCTTTCTATCGCtctaaaattacacaaaattttagtgcGACAGGAGTTCTACGCTGCAAatcaacctcgaacccagggcctgtagcgttttttgatatgaggatgaaacgcgtacgaggCCCTGGTACAACAGACTTACTCAACCAATGAGAATGCGTATacggcttttttaaattatgctaaaaagataataaatgcAGAAGTATTTTTTGCAAGCACAGCATTTTATagtaacaacaaatatggcgaTGAGCATTACGCAGATTTTTTGGTAACTTGtttatgaagaaaatatttattaattcacGTTATTTTTGACTTTCCTTGCATCGTTACAAATTTATCGGTGCTGttcacaatttttaaacattatttttgttgtttcacTGATGGGAAAAAGGCAGCTGACAAGTCAAATGGAATGGTGCGATGAACATCTGTCCTAATTGCGTTTAAACAAGTGATTACAATGACAATTGAAGATTTTTCGTCTTTGTTTCTCATGACATCTGGTAACagttgaaaaattaaagatttcccATATCCTGTTGGAAACACCCCAATGACATCCTGTCCTCTTACTATGGACTCCAAGCACTTGACTTGTTTGGGTTTAAAGTTAAGGTCAGGAAAATTTCGACACTCCAGAGATCTTTGAATTTTCTCCAAAATTGCGAAGGGTTCCATCGCATCATCTGTTATTTTTGACGTAGatgtaaaatttagaaattctattctataatatttaaaataagaataataataaacatttaaagtggctatcccagaaaatcacaaaaacctatagttagtggattgtttccactataCAATACTATATGTATCATACACCACAAAATGACTAGAAAGCCATTAAGGGTTGTATTTACTCTGTAATTTTACAGTGTAGCTATAGGTAGCGCTGGCTAAAGTACCCTCCCGCCACTAGAACACCATCTTCGATCGAAAACGTCACGCATACATTACGTTTCTCTGCATGCTTAATTTTGGGCGAATTTCAGTCTGTTGTACCAGGGcctcgtacgcgtttcatcctcatatcaaaaaacgctacaggccctgggttcgaggttggcTGCAAATAAGTTTCAGTTCGATAGCATGccaatacaaattattttttgtgcgaAATTTTCTTATGTGAACACACACATTTCAAGATGGCAGACAGttcagaagaagaagaagctgTAGATGCCTTAATAGTCATTAGAAGTATAAGGAAAAAGAGACGAAGAAAATCGCCATTTTCTTGGGTTCGTCAAATTTATAGAGAAAGAGAATTGAAAGGAGTGTATAATCAACTGCTTCAAGAAATGAAATTGCACGATAGAGAATTTTACTTTAGGTATCTAGTAAATTTTAGTTCCAAGATTGCTTCCTTTTGATAGTTATGGAGAGCATTTctattatttctttctttgaaactttatttaatattttatttcatagATTTCTTCAAATGTCTCCTGATAGATTCGAACATTTATTGTCTCTGGTAGGTCCATCAATCCAAAAAAGAGACACAAATTTTCGAAATTCAATTCCTGCAGCTGAACGCTTGGCTCTTACTTTACGTTATCTTGCCTCAGGAGATTCTCAACAATCTCTATCATTCAACTTTCGCATTAGCGCGAGTGCTATTTCACGAATTCTGTCTGAGACAGCTGCAGCAATTTGGGAGAACCTAAGCGAATATGTAAGACCCCCTATGTCCAAAGAAGAGTGGTTAAGAATCGAAAATGAATTCGAAGACACGTGGAATTTCACACATTGTATAGGGGCAATCGATGGGAATCATATTGCCATGGAAAACCCTCCCAATTCAGGATCGCTCTATTACAATTACAAGGGGTTCTACAGCATCATACTATTAGCAGTCTGTGATACTAAGTACAACTTCATTCTCGTAGATGTAGGACAATATGGAAGTAACAACGACTGTGGTGTCTTATCAAAGAGTCAAATTGGAATGCAACTGGAAAATCAATCCCTTCAAATCCCACCACCTACGTCACTAGCTGGATGTAAATTTGACCCATTACGTTATTTTCTAGTTGGAGATGAAGCTTTCCccttaaagaaaaatatgatgCGCCCATATCCTGGCAAGCTGAACGAGCCTGAGAGAGTATATAACTATCGCCTCTCTCGTGCCAGGCGTGTTATTGAAAATGCGTTCGGCTTATTGCGGGCTAGATGGAGAATATTTAGCCACCCAATAAAAGCATCggtaaaaatgttgaaaattttacGCTCGGAGCAATTGCTTTACACAATTACTTACGCCAAACTGAAGCCGCAATGTATTGTCCAAATGGTTTTGTTGATAGCACAGACACGAATGGGGAGATTACGCCTGGGGAATGGAGAAGACAGGTGGGGCAGAACGAAGGATGTCTTTATGACTTATGTAATGTACAGAAATGCGGGAAGCAATCTAGGATTTTGTGAATAGTGAAGAGGGTGCTGTTGAATGGCAGTACCGACATGTAAGGCGtacataaatattttgaaaagaccTTTTACAATGTTGTATTTACAGTTttgttttatgcaaaaaaaaactattgtttttcatttaaCAAATTTGTGTAATACCCTTTATGATCGGTTTTATCTTCATGCAATGGCTGCTGTTGCTGGTATACGGGACTTCCATAGGCGTTGAAATGGAGAGAATTACCAAAACTAGGAGTTGAGGGTGGGGACATCATGTGTAGCTGTCGTTTAGGCTGCGACCCATTCCAAGCCTCCATTTGACATTCATAGATTGCGGTTTGAATTTTGTGCTTTAGCATAATCTTGCTTCGCCCAGATACTTGTCTTAATTCTTCAGCAACCATTTCCCCAAACAGGCCATCTGCGTCCTTTTTAGCACTACCACGTTGAGTTGCTTTCAATGCAAAAGCCTCGCCGATGCTCTTCAAAGCAAACGTTTCTGTTTCTTCTTTCGTACTCTTACGCCCGCTCCTCTTTGTTGAAGTAACAGATGGTGGATCAATAGTTGTCATCTTGGCCAAACTTGGTGATTTTGTAGCAGGGTCATTCTCGTTATTTAAATAATCTTCAACCGCTGCCTCCGAATAAGAATCAATATCTTCCTCATCCTCCGGAGCCGCTATATTTGATTTTGTGTCTCTCATTTGATAATGCTTATCAAGCCAAGATAAAAAAGAGTATTCTTTCAAATCTTTGACACATGATTCAACGTCAGCCAAACCTGATCCCGATGCAGAtttcttttttaggttattctttttcttgctgTGTCTTTTTTTCAAGTTGTCCCATCTTCGAATAGCTTCACCTTAAAACAgttgaatttaaaaacattttttttccaaataagtAATAGAACAAGCTGAATACGCTCAAGTTTTAACAGCGCAAAAATGTAGCGCATTGAACTGACAAACAAGATAAACTTTACCCTCTTCACATCCTAACTCCTCCTCAACATTCTTCCAAGCATTTGCCACTCGATCTTTTTCTCGATACTCTTTGCAACTTTTGTCGTACAGACATGAAAAATTTCGAACAGCCTCTGCTAAATATTTATCTTCCCTTAAGTCGCACCTATTTGTTTTTCccattttataaaaactttttttacaacaCTGCTCGGTTCACAACACATATGAAACTATTTCTTGTACTCAACACGTGTAAGCATGTGCTGAAGTTAAATTTCAATAGaatctattcaatttttttaaatggacaTTCGGTATTTCTTTGAAGTTGCACTTTTGGGCGAAAACTCAGAGCGataaatatcaaaactttttgatAATTGTCGCTCTGACTATCGCACTGAAATTGGGCGATTAGAGCAAAAAAAGTGTCGCTCTGCAATTTCCACTAGTGTGAAAAAAGATCAATGGGTCAAAAAAGCCAGAGCGATAAGAGAATTCGCACTGATGGAAATCCAGCTTAAATGTGCATTGAATGATAAAATGGCTCTGATGGCTAACCTTCtggctttttatatattttatattaactAAAACATATAAAGTAATAAAACATGCTTGCTAACCACAACCTGTTATGAAAAAGTTCAAACATgtgatatatacatttttaaaaaaacacacatttgtaaaaaaatgttttgcttaTAAAGAATATGGACGACACCGTGTCTCTCAGCTAGTACTTTTATGTAACGCCATTCTCTGCATTAAGCTACAAATCAAACCTTGCCACTTGGAAACAAGTTGATTTTCTTTTCATTTAGCCTTAACTTGATATAGTTTGTTAGGTATAGTGTGCTAGTTAGCTACTTTCCTAGTTATTGAACTTTGTCAGctattaaaatatttctttgtaatcaGTATCACTTTATGATGGCTTTTCTTGTACtctcattgcttagtaatgatttttattaaattttccacTTTGAACAAAACATGACACAGCTCCTCCcccattttaatacgaacagcttCTTTTGCATTTATGCAATAATT from Hydractinia symbiolongicarpus strain clone_291-10 chromosome 12, HSymV2.1, whole genome shotgun sequence encodes the following:
- the LOC130621346 gene encoding uncharacterized protein LOC130621346, translating into MADSSEEEEAVDALIVIRSIRKKRRRKSPFSWVRQIYRERELKGVYNQLLQEMKLHDREFYFRFLQMSPDRFEHLLSLVGPSIQKRDTNFRNSIPAAERLALTLRYLASGDSQQSLSFNFRISASAISRILSETAAAIWENLSEYVRPPMSKEEWLRIENEFEDTWNFTHCIGAIDGNHIAMENPPNSGSLYYNYKGFYSIILLAVCDTKYNFILVDVGQYGSNNDCGVLSKSQIGMQLENQSLQIPPPTSLAGCKFDPLRYFLVGDEAFPLKKNMMRPYPGKLNEPERVYNYRLSRARRVIENAFGLLRARWRIFSHPIKASVKMLKILRSEQLLYTITYAKLKPQCIVQMVLLIAQTRMGRLRLGNGEDRWGRTKDVFMTYVMYRNAGSNLGFCE